One window of Sphingobacteriales bacterium genomic DNA carries:
- a CDS encoding fibronectin type III domain-containing protein: protein MRRLLLFIALTFVFTLGTQAQSERTCAAMDVLSEQLANDPSLQGKMEAIERHYEDFIESGAHLHDRVVVTIPVVFHIIHNGDAVGSNENISDALIMAQLNQLNLDFRKLNSDASLVPSLFAGVAADAEIQFCLAQRTPAGAATTGINRVYYNQSAPTTSYMNNTVKPATIWDRSKYLNIWTANLSGGILGYAQFPGGSASTDGVVCLHSSVGSVANPNPAGGVYGKGRTATHEVGHWLNLRHIWGDATCGNDQVSDTPVHNTANYGCPSYPHYSTCSGSPVEMTMNYMDYTDDACMYMYTTGQKSRMQAVLAAGGSRASLATSNGCTPPSGTSCGTPGSLSASGVSQTGATLNWGTVSGATSYNVQYRQTGTSTWSNTTSTSTSAAVSGLTCNTGYEFQVRAVCGTTTGSYSGSATFTTSACGGTSCGTPGGLNATGITQTSATLNWAAVSGATSYNVRARQVGTTTWSTGTVTSTSVNFTGLTCNTNYEFQVQAVCGTTTGTYSGSANFTSSACSTTCTDTYESNNSQSAAKTIPKNTTISALIGSSTDSDWFKFTLTSTEKNIRVTLSNLPFDYDLRLYRNNTLLATSQNGGTANEVIIRNNTSTSGTYYIRVYGYNGAFSTTQCYNLLVETSATAFKLSSDAAELALEQTPVTFNVYPNPVSGIANIRLVQGTNDEPVNISVFDLTGRLVISQTANNTKEAGDFALDCTNLSDGIYIIRIETGQEAVSKKIIIQH, encoded by the coding sequence ATGCGCAGACTTCTATTATTTATTGCTTTGACCTTTGTCTTTACATTGGGAACACAAGCACAATCTGAGCGCACCTGTGCCGCTATGGATGTACTTTCAGAGCAACTGGCAAATGACCCCTCCCTCCAGGGAAAGATGGAGGCCATTGAGCGTCATTATGAAGATTTTATCGAATCCGGTGCTCATTTGCACGACCGTGTGGTTGTTACTATTCCTGTTGTGTTTCACATCATTCACAATGGCGATGCTGTAGGTTCTAACGAAAACATCAGCGATGCCTTGATTATGGCGCAATTAAACCAGCTAAATCTCGATTTTCGCAAATTAAATTCGGATGCTTCTTTAGTGCCCAGTTTATTTGCCGGAGTAGCTGCCGATGCTGAAATTCAGTTTTGTCTGGCACAACGCACTCCTGCAGGAGCAGCCACCACGGGTATTAACCGCGTGTATTACAATCAGTCTGCGCCTACTACCTCTTATATGAACAACACCGTTAAACCTGCTACTATTTGGGACAGATCAAAGTACCTAAATATCTGGACAGCCAACCTGAGCGGTGGTATTTTGGGTTATGCTCAGTTTCCGGGCGGTAGCGCCAGCACCGATGGCGTAGTTTGCCTTCATAGTTCGGTAGGCTCGGTAGCCAATCCTAACCCTGCCGGCGGCGTTTATGGTAAAGGCCGAACTGCTACGCACGAAGTCGGTCACTGGCTTAACCTTCGCCATATCTGGGGAGATGCTACTTGTGGCAACGATCAGGTGAGCGACACTCCCGTTCACAATACTGCCAATTATGGCTGTCCTTCCTATCCTCATTACAGCACTTGTAGCGGCTCGCCGGTAGAAATGACCATGAACTATATGGATTATACGGACGATGCTTGTATGTATATGTACACCACAGGTCAAAAAAGCCGTATGCAGGCTGTGCTTGCTGCCGGAGGTTCGCGAGCTTCTTTAGCTACTTCTAACGGATGTACACCTCCATCAGGCACTTCATGTGGAACCCCCGGAAGCTTAAGCGCTTCAGGTGTGTCTCAAACGGGCGCAACACTAAACTGGGGTACAGTATCGGGCGCTACAAGTTATAATGTACAATATCGTCAAACAGGTACTTCTACTTGGTCAAACACCACTTCAACATCTACATCTGCTGCTGTATCAGGACTTACCTGCAATACAGGATATGAGTTTCAGGTTCGGGCAGTTTGCGGAACCACCACCGGTTCTTACAGCGGCTCGGCAACTTTCACCACATCTGCATGTGGCGGCACCTCCTGCGGCACGCCCGGCGGGTTAAATGCAACCGGTATTACTCAAACCAGTGCTACCTTAAACTGGGCTGCGGTTTCGGGAGCAACAAGTTATAATGTTCGCGCAAGACAAGTTGGCACTACAACCTGGTCAACCGGAACAGTAACCTCTACCTCTGTGAATTTTACAGGACTGACCTGCAACACCAACTACGAGTTTCAGGTTCAGGCAGTTTGCGGAACAACAACAGGCACTTACAGTGGCTCAGCTAACTTCACTTCTTCGGCTTGTTCAACGACTTGTACCGATACCTATGAGTCCAACAATTCCCAATCAGCCGCTAAAACAATTCCCAAAAACACCACCATCAGTGCTTTAATCGGAAGTTCGACTGATTCTGATTGGTTTAAATTTACGCTTACTTCTACAGAGAAAAACATCAGAGTAACTTTATCCAATCTTCCTTTCGATTACGATCTTAGGCTGTACAGAAATAATACACTATTAGCTACATCCCAAAACGGCGGAACTGCGAATGAAGTGATTATTCGCAACAACACATCTACCAGTGGCACTTATTATATAAGAGTGTATGGATATAACGGTGCTTTCAGCACCACACAATGCTATAACCTTTTGGTAGAAACAAGTGCAACTGCGTTTAAACTCAGCTCAGATGCTGCCGAATTGGCTTTAGAACAGACTCCGGTAACCTTCAACGTGTACCCCAATCCTGTTTCTGGAATTGCAAACATACGCCTTGTTCAGGGTACCAATGATGAGCCGGTCAATATTTCGGTATTTGATTTAACCGGTCGTTTGGTGATTTCCCAAACCGCAAATAACACCAAAGAAGCAGGTGATTTTGCATTGGATTGTACTAACCTTTCTGACGGCATCTATATCATCCGTATCGAAACCGGTCAGGAAGCAGTATCTAAGAAAATTATTATTCAACACTAA